A single Lysinibacter sp. HNR DNA region contains:
- the nadD gene encoding nicotinate-nucleotide adenylyltransferase, whose protein sequence is MSKNREKRARIGIMGGTFDPIHHGHLVAASEVAQYFNLEEVIFVPTGQPWQKDNVTSAEHRYLMTVIATAANPRFTVSRVDIDRIGPTYTVDTLRDIRCARPDADLFFISGADAITQILSWKDVDQLWDLAHFVAVSRPGHDLSISGLPERGVSLLEVPALAISSTDCRSRARQGLPVWYLVPDGVVQYISKHHLYGVTE, encoded by the coding sequence ATGAGTAAAAATCGGGAGAAGCGTGCCCGCATTGGAATCATGGGTGGCACCTTTGACCCAATCCATCACGGACACCTTGTTGCAGCGAGCGAGGTGGCTCAGTACTTTAACCTTGAAGAGGTTATTTTTGTGCCAACGGGGCAACCCTGGCAAAAAGATAACGTTACCAGCGCGGAACATCGTTATCTCATGACTGTTATTGCCACCGCTGCAAATCCACGATTCACGGTGAGCCGGGTGGATATCGACCGAATCGGACCCACCTACACGGTGGATACTCTACGAGACATCCGTTGTGCCCGGCCCGATGCAGACCTTTTCTTTATCAGTGGTGCTGACGCTATTACTCAGATCCTGAGTTGGAAAGATGTCGATCAGCTGTGGGATCTTGCTCATTTTGTGGCGGTTTCTCGGCCAGGACACGATCTTTCTATTTCTGGATTGCCGGAGCGAGGCGTAAGCTTATTAGAGGTGCCCGCCCTGGCTATTTCCTCTACAGACTGTAGAAGCAGAGCGAGACAGGGGCTACCTGTGTGGTATTTGGTGCCCGACGGTGTGGTGCAATACATCTCTAAGCATCATTTATACGGAGTTACAGAATAA
- a CDS encoding glutamate-5-semialdehyde dehydrogenase, with translation MALSTEQERAFDEKLQLVKNASHTLTTAHSAIKDAALETIAQGLLSRVDDIIAANALDLLRGQEQQISTGLLDRLTLTRERIEALAAAVRHIVGLEDPVGSIVRGRTLPNGIRLVQSRVPFGVIGAIYEARPNVTVDIAALAIKSGNCVILRGGTAAENSNVVLVDIIQQALRAAGLPRDAVHTIDEFGRSGAARLMKSRGLVDVLIPRGSAQLIRTVVDESRVPVLETGAGVVHLYIDASARTDMSVAIAMNAKVQRPSVCNAVETILVHEGAAERVLPPMIAALQAEGVEVRGCAQTAALVPGVVPADEEDWATEYIDLIVSIRVVDSMTRALTHIEKYSTHHTEAIITEDIHRADRFLTEVDSAVVMVNASTRFTDGGEFGFGAEVGISTQKLHARGPMGLPELTTTKWIVRGNGQIRV, from the coding sequence ATGGCTCTTTCGACTGAACAAGAACGCGCGTTTGATGAGAAGCTGCAGCTGGTTAAGAACGCGAGTCACACCCTCACCACCGCCCACTCCGCAATCAAAGATGCTGCACTTGAGACGATTGCTCAGGGACTGCTTTCCCGGGTTGACGATATTATTGCCGCAAATGCGCTTGATCTGCTACGGGGACAGGAACAGCAGATATCAACCGGACTTCTCGATCGGTTAACACTCACCCGAGAGAGAATTGAGGCGCTGGCCGCGGCCGTGCGGCACATTGTGGGGCTTGAAGATCCCGTAGGGTCTATTGTGAGGGGACGGACCCTGCCTAACGGTATACGATTGGTGCAGTCCCGGGTGCCCTTTGGGGTTATCGGTGCTATCTATGAGGCTCGGCCCAACGTAACGGTCGATATCGCTGCTCTGGCCATCAAAAGTGGCAACTGCGTGATTCTTCGCGGGGGAACAGCCGCTGAAAATTCTAATGTTGTTCTAGTGGATATTATCCAACAGGCTTTACGTGCTGCCGGTCTTCCTCGTGACGCGGTTCACACCATTGATGAGTTTGGTCGTTCCGGAGCTGCGCGGCTTATGAAGTCACGCGGTCTGGTAGATGTTTTGATTCCGCGGGGGAGTGCACAGCTTATCCGCACGGTTGTGGATGAGTCTCGGGTCCCCGTGTTGGAGACGGGAGCCGGAGTGGTACACCTCTATATTGACGCATCCGCTCGGACGGATATGTCTGTCGCCATTGCGATGAACGCTAAGGTTCAAAGGCCCAGTGTGTGTAACGCGGTGGAAACGATTTTAGTTCACGAGGGGGCGGCTGAACGGGTGTTGCCTCCGATGATTGCGGCCCTCCAAGCCGAGGGTGTTGAGGTTCGGGGGTGTGCTCAAACGGCTGCCCTGGTCCCGGGCGTCGTACCAGCTGACGAGGAAGACTGGGCCACCGAGTACATAGACCTTATCGTGAGCATCCGCGTGGTCGACTCTATGACCCGTGCGCTGACGCACATTGAAAAGTACTCCACGCACCATACCGAAGCCATTATCACCGAGGATATCCATCGGGCTGATCGTTTCCTCACTGAGGTCGATTCGGCCGTTGTTATGGTGAACGCTTCCACGCGTTTTACGGATGGCGGAGAATTTGGGTTTGGGGCTGAGGTGGGTATTTCTACCCAGAAGCTTCATGCTCGCGGACCGATGGGACTCCCCGAATTGACAACAACAAAGTGGATTGTTCGTGGAAATGGCCAGATTAGGGTGTAG
- the proB gene encoding glutamate 5-kinase, with protein MAVRLSSRADIPAARRIVVKVGSSSISGENTSQISLLADALASAHRRGTEVILVSSGAIATGIPLLSLGERPTDLATQQAAAAVGQNALIVRYQDALSRYGITAGQVLLTAGDLENDRSRQNAQRAMERLMGLHVLPIVNENDTVATDEIRFGDNDRLASLVAELVSAECLVLLSDVDALYTRPPTEAGARPVGVVPYGDGLEGITVGSVGTGLGTGGALTKVAAARYAADCGTAVLLTSTAQVSQALTGKNVGTWFEPLVSA; from the coding sequence GTGGCGGTTCGGCTGAGTAGTCGTGCAGATATCCCCGCTGCTCGCCGTATTGTGGTTAAAGTGGGGTCATCATCCATTAGCGGAGAGAACACCTCGCAGATTAGTCTGTTGGCAGACGCTCTTGCTTCAGCCCATCGGCGAGGAACCGAGGTAATTCTGGTGTCGAGTGGTGCAATCGCCACCGGGATTCCCCTGCTGAGTCTTGGGGAGCGTCCCACCGATCTGGCCACACAGCAGGCTGCCGCAGCCGTGGGGCAAAACGCCCTCATCGTTCGGTATCAGGATGCCCTGAGCCGTTATGGAATAACGGCCGGGCAGGTTCTTCTCACTGCGGGGGACCTGGAAAATGATAGATCGCGCCAGAACGCCCAGCGAGCGATGGAGCGGTTGATGGGCTTGCACGTTCTTCCCATCGTTAACGAGAACGATACCGTGGCCACAGACGAGATCCGCTTTGGGGATAATGATCGGCTAGCCTCGCTGGTGGCCGAACTGGTATCTGCCGAGTGCCTGGTTCTTCTCTCCGATGTTGACGCTCTCTACACCCGCCCGCCCACAGAGGCGGGAGCCAGGCCCGTTGGCGTGGTGCCCTATGGGGACGGACTTGAGGGGATCACCGTGGGTAGCGTTGGAACGGGGTTGGGGACGGGGGGTGCCCTTACCAAGGTTGCTGCCGCGCGCTACGCCGCAGACTGTGGAACCGCGGTTCTTCTCACCTCCACCGCTCAGGTGTCTCAGGCGCTCACCGGTAAAAACGTTGGTACCTGGTTTGAACCTCTTGTTAGTGCGTAA
- the obgE gene encoding GTPase ObgE gives MATFVDRVVLHLNAGDGGNGCVSVRREKFKPLAGPDGGNGGHGASIILVSDPQVTTLLQYHRYPHQSAENGGFGMGDNRHGANGVDLELAVPVGTVVTDAAENELIDLSEPGMRFVVAEGGLGGLGNAALATQKRKAPGFALNGTHGDQLDIYLELKTMADIALVGFPSAGKSSLIAAISAARPKIADYPFTTLQPNLGVVQAGSTRFTVADVPGLIEGASEGKGLGLDFLRHVERCTALLHVLDCATLEPGRDPISDLEVILAELRSYPVGEGQVPLDERPQLIALNKVDVPEARELAEFVTPELEARGYRVFTISAVARDGLKELTYALAEIVEKDRLREAEEPVATRIVLRPAPVDKTPFTVRVEGGSYGTFYRVLGKKVERWVEQTDFANDEAVGYLADRLNKVGVEDALFKAGAVAGSTVVIGPGEGVIFDWDPALTSTAELITSPRGADSRLDDNQRPTHKARRESYLDRMDAKAAARAELEREREAGLWKDEDSGGSAE, from the coding sequence ATGGCTACGTTTGTCGATCGCGTTGTTTTGCATCTGAACGCGGGAGACGGTGGCAATGGTTGCGTCTCTGTCCGCCGTGAAAAATTTAAACCGCTTGCAGGGCCCGACGGGGGTAACGGCGGGCATGGTGCAAGCATCATTCTGGTGTCTGATCCCCAGGTTACAACGCTCTTGCAGTATCACCGCTATCCGCATCAATCTGCCGAGAACGGTGGGTTTGGTATGGGTGATAATCGCCACGGTGCTAACGGTGTCGACTTAGAACTTGCCGTTCCCGTTGGCACGGTTGTGACCGATGCGGCAGAAAATGAGCTCATTGATCTTTCTGAGCCGGGGATGCGATTTGTTGTGGCCGAGGGTGGACTCGGTGGCCTGGGCAATGCCGCATTAGCGACCCAAAAGCGTAAAGCTCCCGGGTTTGCACTGAACGGAACCCACGGAGATCAGTTAGACATCTACCTAGAGCTCAAAACGATGGCGGATATTGCCCTGGTGGGCTTTCCGTCTGCTGGAAAATCAAGCCTTATCGCGGCGATCTCTGCTGCACGTCCCAAAATTGCCGATTACCCCTTCACTACCCTTCAGCCCAATCTTGGTGTGGTGCAGGCGGGTAGTACTCGTTTTACCGTTGCTGATGTTCCCGGACTGATTGAGGGCGCGAGCGAGGGTAAGGGACTCGGCCTAGATTTTCTGCGTCACGTTGAGCGCTGCACCGCTCTGCTGCACGTTCTCGATTGCGCAACGCTTGAGCCCGGAAGAGACCCTATTAGTGACCTTGAGGTCATTTTGGCCGAGCTGCGGTCGTATCCTGTTGGGGAAGGGCAAGTTCCTCTTGATGAGCGCCCCCAGCTTATTGCGCTGAATAAAGTAGATGTTCCCGAAGCGCGGGAACTTGCTGAGTTCGTCACACCAGAGCTTGAGGCTCGCGGATATCGGGTGTTTACTATTTCTGCTGTTGCACGTGACGGGCTGAAAGAACTCACTTACGCTCTGGCCGAGATTGTTGAAAAAGATCGTCTCCGAGAAGCGGAGGAACCGGTGGCTACGCGTATCGTCCTTCGTCCGGCACCGGTTGATAAGACTCCCTTTACTGTTCGAGTCGAGGGTGGCTCCTACGGGACGTTTTATCGTGTGTTGGGTAAGAAAGTTGAACGCTGGGTTGAACAAACAGATTTTGCTAACGACGAAGCAGTGGGTTATCTTGCTGATCGGCTAAACAAGGTAGGCGTTGAGGACGCGCTGTTTAAAGCCGGGGCCGTTGCGGGCTCAACCGTTGTGATTGGACCGGGGGAGGGAGTTATCTTTGATTGGGACCCTGCACTCACCTCCACCGCGGAACTCATCACCTCTCCCCGCGGTGCGGACTCCCGCCTTGATGATAATCAGCGGCCCACACACAAGGCTCGTCGTGAAAGTTATCTTGATCGTATGGATGCAAAGGCCGCTGCTCGTGCCGAGTTGGAGCGTGAGCGTGAAGCAGGGCTATGGAAGGATGAGGACAGTGGCGGTTCGGCTGAGTAG
- the rpmA gene encoding 50S ribosomal protein L27 — translation MAHKKGASSTRNGRDSNAQRLGVKRFAGQAVGAGEILVRQRGTRFHPGVNVGRGGDDTLFALEAGLVQFGNKGGRKVVNIVVAAE, via the coding sequence ATGGCACATAAAAAAGGAGCGAGTTCCACTCGCAACGGTCGTGACTCAAACGCTCAGCGTCTTGGAGTCAAGCGTTTTGCCGGTCAGGCTGTAGGAGCCGGTGAAATTCTTGTTCGCCAGCGTGGTACCCGTTTTCACCCCGGTGTGAACGTTGGACGCGGCGGGGACGACACCCTCTTTGCTCTCGAGGCTGGCCTGGTGCAATTTGGCAACAAGGGCGGTCGTAAGGTTGTTAATATTGTCGTTGCGGCTGAATAA
- the rplU gene encoding 50S ribosomal protein L21 has translation MVYAVVRAGGRQERVEVGTVLTVNRVKGDEKGKVQLPAVLLVDGDKLTTDAAALAKVKVVAEILEDLRGPKISIQKYKNKTGYKKRQGHRQELTRIKITGIK, from the coding sequence GTGGTTTATGCAGTAGTGCGCGCCGGTGGTCGACAGGAACGTGTTGAGGTTGGAACTGTCCTCACCGTTAACCGGGTTAAGGGCGACGAAAAAGGCAAGGTTCAACTTCCCGCGGTTCTCCTTGTGGACGGTGATAAGCTCACAACTGATGCGGCAGCGCTTGCAAAGGTAAAGGTTGTAGCTGAGATTCTTGAGGATCTTCGTGGACCCAAGATTTCTATCCAGAAATACAAGAACAAGACGGGATATAAAAAGCGTCAGGGTCACCGTCAGGAACTTACCCGCATCAAGATTACGGGCATTAAGTAG
- a CDS encoding Rne/Rng family ribonuclease: MVEKDIDNKHLNNTAGGTPAIDSVFSGSGDDISLGLLVNTTSEKTESPESSQIEGDTSVQGSESQGSLSAGSAASESKTPETQIVAASTPPAPVELTPAERFLATRVLTFLAPDVPPVELRSRRRRGDEHRSGSDSEREESTVRRRTRRRADEDASPSADDPQNTVIKVRKPREKVALITEPQKVKGSTRLEAKKQRRRDGREVGRRRSVITESEFLARRESVDRVMVVRSKNNRTQIGVLEDGVLAEHYVARSQEGSLIGNVYLGRVQNVLPSMEAAFVDIGRGRNAVLYSGEVDWDGIETGSQPRKIENALKAGDQVLVQVTKDPIGHKGARLTSQISLPGRYLVYVPNGSMNGISRKLPDTERARLKKILKEVLPDNAGVIVRTAAEGASEEQLTLDVTRLTEQWAAISSAQAGKSQAPQLLHSEPDMLIKIVRDVFNEDFTKMVISGEDAQKTITSYLKQVAPDLVDRVEAYEGDRDLFNEYRISEQISKALDRKVWLPSGGSLIIDRTEAMTVIDVNTGKFVGSGGNLEETVTKNNLEAAEEIVRQLRLRDIGGIIVIDFIDMVLESNRELVLRRLVECLSRDRTKHQVAEVTSLGLVQMTRKKLGLGLLESYSESCEACAGRGVVVHGEPIEKHRSSQNESRRRNGKGSSSHSAPAVQAPSAQAHAITDDAKNALAQIAASTISGAKDDDSTDPDYDETEESFVAEKLELPRGRKRNLNVDVSDISTTEALESSLGLDLSLIRAQRPEPSQAAQKSSAPPARKPRRASASAGSGGLNLPIITGSSTEDEEHGSQEPIEVPVLGIPIVSKTERPARVSVSDAEQILGSVLDALPEPPAPGRSRSRSRRVTTSPIKGGADSEQRSADSESDEQ; this comes from the coding sequence ATGGTGGAAAAAGATATAGATAATAAGCATCTCAATAATACGGCAGGCGGTACCCCGGCCATTGATTCAGTTTTTAGCGGCTCGGGGGATGACATTTCGCTTGGATTGCTAGTGAATACAACCTCCGAAAAAACTGAGAGTCCAGAATCAAGCCAGATAGAGGGGGACACCTCCGTACAAGGTTCTGAATCTCAGGGTTCTCTCAGCGCAGGATCTGCCGCGTCGGAATCAAAAACGCCGGAGACGCAGATCGTTGCGGCTTCAACGCCCCCCGCACCCGTGGAACTCACCCCCGCAGAACGATTTCTCGCTACGCGGGTGCTTACCTTCTTAGCCCCCGACGTTCCTCCGGTTGAACTTCGTTCTCGTCGTCGTCGGGGTGATGAGCATCGCTCCGGCTCTGACTCCGAGAGAGAAGAGTCTACTGTGCGCCGTCGCACCCGTCGCCGGGCCGACGAAGACGCGAGTCCCTCCGCAGATGATCCACAGAACACCGTTATTAAGGTCCGAAAGCCCCGTGAAAAAGTTGCCTTGATTACTGAGCCGCAGAAGGTTAAAGGGTCAACCCGGCTCGAGGCAAAAAAACAACGCAGACGTGATGGCCGTGAGGTTGGCCGTCGTCGTAGTGTGATTACAGAATCTGAGTTTCTTGCCCGCCGCGAATCGGTGGATCGGGTGATGGTTGTCCGTTCTAAAAACAATCGCACTCAGATCGGTGTTTTAGAAGACGGGGTGCTGGCCGAGCACTACGTTGCACGTTCGCAAGAGGGATCACTCATTGGAAACGTTTATCTCGGCCGTGTACAGAACGTTTTGCCAAGCATGGAGGCTGCGTTTGTCGACATTGGACGCGGACGCAACGCGGTTCTTTACTCGGGTGAAGTCGATTGGGACGGAATCGAGACGGGAAGTCAGCCTCGCAAAATTGAAAATGCGCTTAAGGCTGGCGATCAGGTATTGGTGCAGGTTACTAAAGACCCAATCGGTCACAAGGGTGCCCGTCTGACCAGCCAGATTTCATTGCCGGGTCGTTATCTGGTCTACGTCCCCAACGGATCCATGAACGGTATCTCACGCAAACTACCGGATACCGAGCGGGCGCGTCTCAAAAAGATTCTTAAAGAAGTTTTGCCCGATAACGCCGGTGTGATTGTTCGTACCGCTGCTGAGGGAGCCAGCGAGGAGCAGCTCACCCTTGACGTCACTAGGCTTACCGAGCAGTGGGCAGCTATCAGTAGTGCGCAGGCTGGAAAGAGTCAGGCCCCCCAGCTGTTGCACAGTGAACCCGACATGCTTATCAAGATCGTTCGTGATGTCTTTAACGAAGACTTTACAAAGATGGTGATCTCCGGCGAGGACGCACAAAAAACCATTACCAGCTATCTGAAACAGGTTGCCCCTGACCTGGTAGACCGGGTCGAAGCCTACGAGGGCGATCGTGATCTTTTCAACGAGTATCGCATTAGCGAACAGATCTCAAAGGCGCTCGATCGCAAGGTGTGGCTGCCCTCGGGTGGCTCTCTCATCATCGATCGCACCGAAGCGATGACCGTTATCGATGTGAACACCGGAAAATTCGTGGGGTCGGGTGGAAACCTTGAAGAAACCGTCACCAAGAACAACCTTGAAGCCGCAGAAGAAATTGTGCGTCAGCTTCGTCTGCGCGATATAGGTGGAATCATTGTCATTGACTTTATTGACATGGTGCTTGAATCTAATCGCGAGTTGGTTCTTCGACGACTGGTTGAGTGTTTGAGTCGTGACCGTACTAAGCATCAGGTTGCTGAAGTCACCTCTCTCGGACTTGTGCAGATGACGCGTAAAAAGCTCGGTCTTGGACTCCTGGAGTCGTACAGCGAATCCTGCGAGGCGTGTGCTGGCCGCGGTGTTGTGGTGCACGGTGAGCCGATAGAAAAACATCGTTCTTCCCAGAACGAGTCTCGTCGTCGTAATGGTAAGGGGTCCTCATCACACTCGGCCCCTGCGGTTCAGGCTCCCTCCGCCCAGGCCCACGCGATTACGGATGACGCAAAGAACGCCCTCGCGCAGATTGCCGCCAGTACTATCAGCGGTGCCAAGGACGACGACTCTACCGACCCTGATTATGACGAGACCGAAGAAAGCTTTGTCGCCGAAAAACTAGAACTGCCGCGGGGTCGTAAGCGTAACCTGAATGTAGACGTGTCCGATATTTCTACAACCGAGGCACTTGAGTCTTCGCTGGGATTAGATCTGTCTCTTATCCGAGCGCAACGCCCAGAACCGTCTCAGGCCGCACAAAAATCATCGGCTCCTCCTGCTCGTAAACCCCGTCGGGCCAGCGCCTCTGCGGGCTCGGGAGGATTGAACCTTCCGATCATCACCGGCAGTTCCACAGAGGATGAAGAACACGGGTCGCAAGAACCGATTGAGGTGCCCGTCCTGGGAATTCCTATTGTCTCCAAGACCGAACGTCCGGCTCGTGTGAGCGTGAGTGATGCAGAGCAGATCTTAGGCTCTGTTCTTGATGCGCTACCGGAGCCTCCCGCTCCCGGACGCAGCCGTTCTCGAAGCAGGCGAGTGACAACCTCTCCGATCAAGGGTGGTGCCGACTCCGAGCAAAGGAGCGCAGATTCAGAGAGCGACGAGCAGTAG
- a CDS encoding vitamin K epoxide reductase family protein gives MIRTRRSLGFALLTIVAGVVGWFASFELLNERIKTLIDPTYTPMCDFSVLVSCGPNMASAQGSTFGFPNPILGVTMFVAPLVVGVSILAGAQFAHWFWRLYLLGVTFAISFVIWLISTSVYVLGTLCPWCMVVWVVTIPLFWYTLLYTAKEGHLWLPEGARKKAETLYSWSWVLVLASYLTVAVIAQVTLDWVTELIRAF, from the coding sequence ATGATCAGAACCCGGCGTTCCCTTGGCTTTGCGCTGCTCACAATAGTTGCCGGAGTCGTTGGATGGTTTGCGTCTTTTGAACTCCTAAACGAGCGCATAAAGACCCTTATTGACCCCACCTATACCCCAATGTGTGACTTCAGCGTCCTCGTGTCCTGCGGGCCAAATATGGCTTCGGCTCAGGGATCCACATTTGGGTTTCCAAACCCAATTCTCGGGGTCACCATGTTTGTCGCCCCCCTTGTCGTTGGAGTTTCGATCCTTGCGGGAGCACAGTTTGCTCACTGGTTCTGGAGATTGTATCTCCTTGGGGTCACTTTTGCCATCAGCTTTGTTATCTGGCTCATCAGCACCAGCGTTTACGTTCTGGGAACGCTCTGCCCCTGGTGCATGGTGGTGTGGGTCGTGACCATTCCCCTCTTCTGGTACACCCTGCTCTACACGGCCAAAGAGGGCCACCTCTGGCTACCTGAAGGCGCGCGTAAGAAAGCAGAAACACTCTACTCATGGAGTTGGGTTCTTGTACTGGCCAGCTACCTGACAGTTGCAGTAATCGCGCAGGTCACCCTTGACTGGGTTACAGAACTGATCCGCGCTTTCTAA
- the ndk gene encoding nucleoside-diphosphate kinase — protein MLVEETLVLVKPDGVARNLTGEILRRIEAKGYSLVDIRMVQADRELLSQHYAEHEGKPFFEPLIEFMESGPTVALRVAGNRVIEGFRVLAGTTDPTTAAPGTIRGDLGRDWGARVQQNLVHGSDSPESAARELTLWFS, from the coding sequence ATGCTGGTTGAAGAAACGCTCGTACTGGTCAAGCCCGACGGGGTGGCCCGCAACCTCACGGGCGAAATCTTGCGCCGAATTGAGGCAAAAGGGTACTCGCTTGTAGACATTCGTATGGTTCAGGCTGACCGTGAGCTGCTTAGTCAGCACTACGCTGAGCACGAAGGAAAACCTTTTTTCGAGCCCCTGATCGAATTTATGGAAAGCGGTCCAACGGTGGCTCTTCGTGTGGCTGGAAACCGTGTCATCGAAGGGTTTCGTGTCCTTGCTGGCACCACTGACCCAACAACAGCGGCACCGGGAACAATCCGTGGCGACCTGGGGCGTGATTGGGGAGCCAGGGTTCAGCAGAACCTGGTTCACGGTTCCGACTCTCCCGAGAGCGCTGCTCGAGAACTTACCCTGTGGTTTTCCTAG
- a CDS encoding DUF4233 domain-containing protein, whose translation MTQPEYPSGGNSETQGETAPSSPAARSVKRSLASIALGFQLLIIFLGGLTVFGLSAVEPRELGLYGGGVLCLIAIAAIALLRYPVGYWLGWFVQVALLLSGFLVPVMFIVGGMFAALWIYCIYMGNKLDERNRLI comes from the coding sequence ATGACACAACCGGAATATCCTTCAGGAGGTAACTCTGAGACCCAAGGGGAGACGGCACCTTCCTCACCCGCAGCGCGCTCGGTTAAACGAAGCTTGGCATCGATTGCCCTGGGGTTTCAGTTGCTCATTATTTTTCTCGGAGGACTCACAGTTTTTGGTCTCTCCGCGGTAGAGCCTCGAGAGCTTGGCCTGTACGGGGGAGGAGTGCTGTGCCTGATCGCGATAGCGGCCATCGCTCTTTTGCGTTATCCGGTGGGGTACTGGCTCGGTTGGTTTGTGCAGGTTGCTCTCCTGCTTTCTGGGTTCCTTGTCCCGGTGATGTTTATCGTGGGCGGAATGTTTGCCGCTCTGTGGATCTATTGCATCTATATGGGAAATAAGCTTGATGAAAGAAACCGCCTCATCTAG